One segment of Desulfovibrio sp. X2 DNA contains the following:
- the rho gene encoding transcription termination factor Rho yields MNLSELKLKSMTDLMELASEFKIENPSNMRKQELIFALLQACASQNGAIFGEGVLEILPDGFGFLRSPMYSYMPGPDDIYVSPSQIRRFGLRTGDVVSGQIRPPKEGERYFALLRVEHICFAPPEATKSVVLFDNLTPIYPDERFVMENGEKNYSSRVIDLLAPIGKGQRGIIVAPPRTGKTMLLQTIANSLNANNPDVYLIVLLIDERPEEVTDMERSVRAEVVSSTFDEPPQRHVQVAEMVLEKAKRLVERKRDVVILLDSITRLGRAYNAVTPSSGRVLSGGLDANALQRPKRFFGAARNIEEGGSLTIIATALIDTGSRMDEVIFEEFKGTGNMEIYLDRHLAEKRIYPAIDMNRSGTRKEELLLPDEVLNRVWILRKVLAPMNSIDSMEFLLDKMRGTKNNGDFLNIMNR; encoded by the coding sequence ATGAATCTCTCCGAGTTGAAGCTGAAAAGCATGACCGATCTGATGGAGCTCGCCTCCGAATTCAAGATCGAGAACCCCAGCAACATGCGCAAGCAGGAGCTCATCTTCGCCCTGCTGCAGGCATGCGCTTCCCAGAACGGCGCCATCTTCGGCGAAGGCGTGCTGGAGATACTGCCGGACGGCTTCGGCTTCCTGCGTTCCCCCATGTACAGCTACATGCCGGGGCCCGACGACATCTACGTCTCTCCTTCCCAGATCCGTCGCTTCGGCCTGCGCACCGGCGACGTGGTCTCCGGGCAGATCCGCCCGCCCAAGGAGGGTGAGCGCTACTTCGCCCTGCTGCGCGTCGAGCACATCTGCTTCGCTCCGCCCGAAGCCACCAAGAGCGTGGTCCTCTTCGACAACCTGACGCCCATCTACCCTGACGAACGCTTCGTCATGGAAAACGGCGAGAAGAATTATTCCTCGCGGGTCATCGACCTGCTGGCGCCCATCGGCAAGGGGCAGCGCGGCATCATCGTCGCCCCCCCGCGCACCGGCAAGACCATGCTCCTGCAGACCATCGCCAACTCCCTGAACGCCAACAATCCCGACGTCTACCTCATCGTCCTGCTCATCGACGAGCGCCCCGAGGAAGTCACGGACATGGAGCGTTCGGTGCGGGCCGAGGTGGTCAGCTCCACCTTCGACGAGCCGCCGCAGCGCCACGTCCAGGTGGCCGAGATGGTCCTCGAGAAGGCCAAGCGCCTCGTCGAGCGCAAGCGCGACGTGGTCATCCTGCTCGACTCCATCACCCGCCTGGGCCGCGCCTACAACGCCGTGACGCCCTCCTCCGGCCGCGTCCTCTCCGGCGGCCTGGACGCCAACGCCCTGCAGCGCCCCAAGCGCTTCTTCGGCGCGGCGCGCAACATCGAGGAAGGCGGCAGCCTGACGATCATCGCCACGGCCCTCATCGACACGGGCTCGCGCATGGACGAGGTCATCTTCGAAGAGTTCAAGGGCACCGGCAACATGGAGATCTACCTCGACCGCCATCTGGCCGAGAAGCGCATCTACCCGGCCATCGACATGAACCGCTCCGGCACCCGCAAGGAAGAGCTGCTGCTGCCCGACGAGGTGCTGAACCGCGTCTGGATCCTGCGCAAGGTGCTGGCGCCCATGAATTCCATCGACTCCATGGAGTTCCTCCTGGACAAGATGCGCGGCACCAAGAACAACGGCGATTTCCTGAACATCATGAACCGCTAG